A genomic stretch from Erwinia sp. E_sp_B01_1 includes:
- a CDS encoding YchJ family protein — MSEHCPCCSGMEYSVCCQPYLKGLAIPASPEALMRSRYTAYATQDAEYLVATWHPTCDAQRFHASLVESFKSTTWLSLQIIAAEKTGDKSEGFVTFFARFSENQHESFIHERSRFLKEEQRWYYIDGIYPETGRNDRCPCGSGKKFKKCCGQ; from the coding sequence GTGTCAGAACATTGCCCATGCTGTAGCGGAATGGAGTATAGCGTATGTTGTCAGCCCTATCTAAAAGGGTTGGCTATACCTGCTTCACCGGAAGCCCTGATGCGTTCGCGATATACCGCTTATGCGACCCAGGATGCAGAGTACCTTGTTGCGACCTGGCATCCAACCTGTGATGCCCAACGTTTTCATGCCAGCCTTGTGGAAAGCTTCAAAAGCACAACCTGGCTCAGTTTACAGATTATTGCGGCAGAAAAAACCGGAGATAAATCTGAAGGCTTCGTGACTTTTTTTGCTCGTTTCTCTGAAAATCAGCACGAAAGCTTTATTCATGAGCGTTCCCGCTTTCTTAAGGAAGAACAACGCTGGTATTATATTGACGGAATCTACCCTGAGACAGGGCGTAATGACCGTTGCCCATGCGGCTCCGGCAAAAAATTCAAGAAATGCTGCGGCCAGTAA
- the purU gene encoding formyltetrahydrofolate deformylase: MQPQTLQRKVLRTICPDAKGLIAKITNICYKHELNIVQNNEFVDHRTGRFFMRTELEGIFNDTTLLADLDSALPSGSLRELHPAGRRRIVILVTKEAHCLGDLLMKSTYGGLDVEIAAVIGNHETLRTLVERFDIPFILVSHEGLTREEHDNNMAAEIDSYQPDYVVLAKYMRVLTPGFVQRYPNQIINIHHSFLPAFIGARPYHQAYERGVKIIGATAHYVNDNLDEGPIIMQDVIHVDHTYTAEDMMRAGRDVEKNALSRALYQVLAQRVFVYGNRTIIL, encoded by the coding sequence ATGCAACCGCAAACACTGCAACGAAAAGTATTACGGACCATCTGCCCCGATGCCAAAGGTCTGATCGCCAAAATCACCAACATTTGTTACAAGCACGAACTCAACATTGTGCAGAACAATGAGTTTGTCGATCACCGCACCGGCCGGTTCTTTATGCGTACCGAGCTTGAAGGGATTTTCAACGATACCACCCTGCTGGCCGATCTGGACAGCGCGCTTCCTTCAGGTTCGCTGCGGGAGTTACACCCGGCCGGCCGTCGCCGTATCGTTATTCTGGTGACTAAAGAAGCCCATTGCCTGGGCGATTTGCTGATGAAAAGCACCTACGGTGGTCTGGATGTTGAAATCGCAGCGGTGATTGGTAATCACGAAACGCTTCGCACTCTGGTTGAGCGTTTTGATATCCCGTTCATTCTGGTAAGCCATGAAGGGTTGACCCGTGAAGAGCATGACAACAACATGGCCGCTGAGATCGACAGCTATCAGCCTGATTATGTTGTGCTGGCTAAATATATGCGTGTTCTTACCCCTGGATTCGTTCAGCGCTATCCGAACCAGATTATCAATATTCACCACTCATTCCTGCCGGCCTTTATTGGCGCCCGCCCTTATCACCAGGCCTATGAGCGCGGTGTGAAGATCATTGGTGCGACTGCGCATTATGTGAATGATAATCTGGATGAAGGCCCGATCATTATGCAGGACGTGATTCATGTTGATCACACCTACACTGCAGAAGATATGATGCGTGCCGGTCGTGACGTGGAAAAAAATGCCCTCAGCCGTGCGCTTTATCAGGTGCTGGCGCAACGGGTATTTGTTTACGGTAACCGCACAATTATTTTGTGA
- a CDS encoding DUF1496 domain-containing protein, whose protein sequence is MKLSGAIMLVGALLLSSPVLAAGEGWDLSTGHGSHGGNHNGSGHDNDYGNGNGNTSGSNTDVVVDLPPEVWTQGQNRQAPCQTCCTYQNRSYTEGSVVRMEGVLLQCARDEKSWGTNTLIWKTVK, encoded by the coding sequence ATGAAACTATCAGGCGCAATAATGCTGGTGGGCGCTTTACTGCTGAGCAGCCCAGTGCTGGCCGCAGGAGAGGGCTGGGATCTGAGCACGGGCCACGGCAGTCATGGCGGAAACCATAATGGCTCCGGGCACGATAACGATTATGGCAATGGCAATGGCAATACCAGCGGGTCAAATACGGATGTTGTAGTCGATCTGCCGCCAGAGGTCTGGACACAGGGACAAAATCGGCAGGCTCCCTGCCAGACCTGCTGTACTTATCAGAACCGTAGCTACACCGAAGGATCGGTTGTCAGGATGGAAGGCGTGTTGTTGCAATGCGCGCGCGATGAAAAATCGTGGGGCACCAATACGCTTATCTGGAAAACGGTGAAGTAA
- the xthA gene encoding exodeoxyribonuclease III — MKFVSFNINGLRARPHQLEAIIEQHQPDVIGLQETKVHDDMFPLEEVAKLGYHVFYHGQKGHYGVALLTKAQPVVVRRGFPGDDEEAQRRLIMADIPTPMGMLTVINGYFPQGESRDHPTKFPAKEKFYRDLQSYLEQEHKPENPVLIMGDVNISSTDLDIGIGEDSRKRWLRTGKCSFLPEEREWMDRLMGWGLIDTWRAQNTAVNDRFSWFDYRSKGFDDNRGLRIDLVLASKPLAERCVATGIDYEIRGMEKPSDHAPVWAEFSF; from the coding sequence ATGAAATTTGTTTCTTTTAATATCAATGGGCTACGCGCCCGTCCGCATCAGCTTGAAGCCATCATTGAGCAGCATCAGCCTGATGTGATTGGCCTGCAGGAAACAAAAGTCCACGACGATATGTTTCCTCTGGAAGAGGTGGCAAAGCTGGGTTACCACGTTTTTTACCACGGGCAGAAAGGTCATTATGGCGTTGCCCTACTGACCAAAGCTCAACCAGTCGTGGTACGCCGTGGTTTTCCGGGTGACGATGAAGAAGCACAACGCCGCCTGATCATGGCGGACATCCCCACTCCGATGGGCATGCTGACGGTCATCAACGGCTATTTCCCTCAGGGAGAAAGCCGCGACCACCCCACCAAATTCCCGGCTAAAGAGAAATTTTATCGCGACCTGCAAAGCTATCTGGAGCAGGAGCACAAGCCAGAGAATCCGGTACTGATCATGGGAGATGTGAACATCAGTTCTACGGACCTGGATATCGGGATCGGTGAAGACAGCCGCAAACGTTGGCTGCGTACCGGTAAATGCTCATTCCTGCCTGAAGAGCGTGAGTGGATGGATCGCCTGATGGGCTGGGGACTGATTGATACCTGGCGCGCGCAAAACACGGCGGTGAACGATCGATTTTCCTGGTTTGACTACCGTTCAAAAGGATTTGATGATAACCGGGGGCTGCGTATTGACCTGGTGCTGGCCAGCAAGCCGCTGGCTGAACGCTGTGTGGCAACCGGCATCGATTACGAAATTCGTGGCATGGAGAAGCCTTCTGACCATGCGCCAGTCTGGGCTGAATTCTCTTTCTGA
- the rssA gene encoding patatin-like phospholipase RssA, protein MRQVKIGLALGSGAAKGWAHIGVIAALERAGIKVDVVAGCSVGALVGAAYASQRMPVLETWVRSFSYWDVIRLMDFSWRRGGLLRGERVFNHVRQLVKHQHIEECSLPFGAVATNLSTGRELWLTEGDLHRAVRASCSMPGLLAPVAYNGYWLVDGAVVNPVPISLTRALGADIVIAVDLQHDAHLMQQDLLSVTPQTEDEKIAASTTWRGKLRQRLSSVAQRKINQTPGAMEIMSTSIQVLENRLKRNRMAGDPPDVLIQPFCPQISTLDFHRAGEAIEAGRLAVEKKMDELLPLVRQAQFSGE, encoded by the coding sequence ATGAGACAGGTTAAAATTGGACTGGCACTGGGGTCGGGTGCCGCCAAGGGATGGGCGCATATTGGTGTTATCGCAGCGCTGGAAAGAGCTGGGATCAAAGTGGATGTGGTAGCGGGGTGCTCTGTAGGGGCACTGGTCGGTGCCGCTTATGCCAGCCAGCGTATGCCTGTCCTTGAAACCTGGGTGCGTTCATTCAGCTACTGGGACGTTATCCGCCTGATGGACTTCTCCTGGCGGCGTGGGGGATTGCTAAGAGGCGAACGTGTATTCAATCATGTTCGTCAGTTGGTTAAACACCAGCATATTGAAGAGTGCAGTCTGCCTTTTGGCGCCGTGGCGACCAATCTCAGCACCGGGCGTGAACTCTGGCTGACAGAGGGCGATCTGCACAGAGCAGTGCGTGCCTCCTGCAGCATGCCAGGCCTGCTGGCTCCGGTTGCCTATAATGGCTACTGGCTGGTGGATGGGGCCGTGGTTAATCCGGTCCCCATCTCGCTGACCCGCGCGCTGGGGGCCGATATTGTGATTGCTGTTGACCTGCAGCACGATGCCCATCTGATGCAGCAAGACCTTTTGTCTGTAACGCCACAGACTGAAGATGAGAAAATAGCAGCCTCAACGACCTGGCGTGGCAAGCTCCGACAGCGTCTCTCAAGCGTTGCCCAACGCAAAATCAATCAGACGCCTGGTGCTATGGAAATCATGTCCACCTCCATCCAGGTGCTGGAAAACCGACTCAAACGCAATCGTATGGCGGGAGATCCGCCCGATGTATTAATTCAGCCTTTTTGCCCTCAAATTTCTACTCTGGATTTTCACCGTGCCGGAGAAGCTATCGAAGCCGGCAGGCTGGCCGTGGAGAAAAAAATGGATGAATTACTTCCGCTGGTCCGTCAGGCACAATTTTCGGGTGAGTGA